The proteins below come from a single Erythrobacter sp. SG61-1L genomic window:
- a CDS encoding DUF3147 family protein — protein sequence MWGLVAKALLSGALIAAISEIGKRLPAFAALVASLPLVSILGMILLWRERPDAENMAVHSAATFWYVLPSLPMFLTIPAMLRAGLPFWLSLLAGCVLTVLLYGLLMAAAPRLGLKL from the coding sequence ATGTGGGGACTGGTCGCCAAGGCGCTGCTTTCCGGCGCCTTGATCGCGGCCATTTCCGAGATCGGCAAGCGGCTGCCGGCCTTTGCCGCGCTGGTGGCTTCGCTGCCGCTCGTTTCGATCCTGGGCATGATCCTGCTGTGGCGGGAACGGCCCGATGCAGAGAACATGGCAGTGCATTCGGCGGCGACCTTCTGGTATGTGCTGCCATCGCTGCCCATGTTCCTGACGATCCCGGCCATGCTGCGCGCCGGGTTGCCCTTCTGGCTCTCGCTACTTGCCGGCTGCGTGCTCACCGTCTTGCTTTACGGGTTGCTGATGGCAGCCGCACCGCGCCTTGGGCTGAAGCTCTAG
- a CDS encoding YebC/PmpR family DNA-binding transcriptional regulator — MAGHSKFKNIMHRKGAQDKKRSAMFSKLSREITVAAKMGMPDPDMNPRLRAAVNAAKAQSMPKDNIQRAIDKASKGDGENYEEVRYEGYGPGGVALIVEALTDNRNRTATNVRTAFSKNGGNLGASGAVSHGFERLGLIEYPGKVGDEEKVLEAAIEAGADDVESDEESHSIWVSVDSLHEVARELEKVLGEAEGVKLAWKPSLKTEVDEATAATLLKLIDTLDDDDDVQTVWGNYEIPDDVMEKLG; from the coding sequence ATGGCAGGCCATTCCAAATTCAAGAACATCATGCACCGCAAGGGCGCGCAGGATAAGAAGCGCTCCGCGATGTTTTCCAAGCTTAGCCGCGAAATCACTGTCGCGGCCAAGATGGGCATGCCCGATCCGGACATGAACCCGCGCCTGCGCGCCGCCGTCAACGCGGCCAAGGCCCAGTCCATGCCTAAGGACAATATCCAGCGCGCCATCGACAAGGCGAGCAAGGGCGACGGCGAGAATTACGAAGAAGTCCGCTATGAAGGCTATGGTCCGGGCGGCGTTGCGCTGATCGTCGAGGCACTGACCGACAATCGCAACCGCACTGCCACCAATGTGCGCACGGCCTTCTCCAAGAATGGCGGCAATCTGGGCGCTTCGGGCGCGGTGAGCCACGGGTTCGAACGGCTTGGCCTGATCGAATATCCCGGCAAGGTCGGTGATGAGGAAAAGGTTCTCGAAGCCGCGATCGAAGCCGGTGCCGACGATGTCGAAAGCGACGAGGAAAGCCACTCGATCTGGGTGTCGGTCGATTCGCTGCACGAAGTCGCCCGTGAACTGGAAAAGGTTCTGGGCGAAGCCGAAGGCGTGAAGCTGGCATGGAAGCCCAGCCTCAAGACCGAAGTGGACGAGGCCACGGCGGCCACCCTGCTCAAGCTGATAGACACGCTGGACGACGATGACGACGTCCAGACCGTTTGGGGCAATTACGAAATTCCCGACGACGTGATGGAAAAGCTGGGCTGA
- a CDS encoding heavy metal-binding domain-containing protein produces the protein MIVTTTALVEGRPVKEYLGIVAGEVIVGANIFRDLFASITDIVGGRSGKYEEVLSRARDQAIEEMKQQAMQRGGNAVLGVDLDYEVLGSNGSMLMVSASGTAVLL, from the coding sequence ATGATCGTCACCACCACGGCATTGGTGGAAGGGCGCCCGGTGAAGGAATATCTGGGTATCGTGGCCGGTGAAGTGATCGTGGGCGCCAATATCTTCCGCGACCTGTTCGCTTCCATTACCGACATCGTCGGCGGGCGATCAGGCAAATATGAGGAAGTGCTCAGCCGCGCGCGCGATCAGGCGATCGAGGAAATGAAGCAGCAGGCCATGCAGCGCGGTGGCAACGCCGTGCTTGGCGTGGACCTCGATTACGAGGTACTCGGCTCCAACGGATCGATGCTGATGGTCAGCGCCAGCGGCACCGCTGTGCTGCTCTGA
- a CDS encoding CPBP family intramembrane glutamic endopeptidase, with amino-acid sequence MTVDTNYPPPVTMLRELGQWLRHPRRLDPTGIRAPGAMRRLAVLTVLMITGLLLVLLPVLGLWQSLFDLPAPDAFGKLEPQVMIPVVIVIAPVLEELLFRGWLTGRVRALWLLACAAGIAVLLYANTQGMNPVAAGAGFLALLIAMPLGWFFLRKKGTPGWFDAGFPAIFYLGAAGFALLHMANYPSFSVIALPLVLPQLWAGLVLGFIRMRIGLVASMLAHALSNSAALTVALLAS; translated from the coding sequence GTGACCGTCGACACGAATTACCCCCCGCCCGTCACCATGCTGCGCGAGCTGGGCCAGTGGCTGCGCCACCCCCGCCGGCTGGATCCGACCGGAATCCGCGCGCCGGGCGCTATGCGGCGGCTGGCGGTGCTGACAGTGCTGATGATCACTGGCCTGCTGCTGGTGCTGCTGCCTGTGCTGGGCCTGTGGCAAAGCCTGTTCGACCTGCCCGCCCCCGATGCCTTCGGCAAGCTGGAGCCGCAGGTGATGATTCCCGTCGTGATCGTGATCGCGCCGGTTCTGGAAGAATTGCTGTTTCGCGGCTGGCTGACGGGCCGCGTCCGGGCCTTGTGGCTGCTGGCCTGCGCCGCAGGCATCGCCGTGCTGCTCTATGCCAATACGCAGGGGATGAACCCGGTGGCGGCCGGGGCGGGCTTTCTGGCCCTGCTGATCGCAATGCCCTTGGGCTGGTTTTTCCTGAGGAAGAAAGGCACGCCCGGCTGGTTCGATGCGGGCTTCCCGGCGATCTTCTATCTGGGCGCGGCGGGCTTCGCGCTGCTGCACATGGCCAATTATCCCAGCTTCTCGGTGATCGCCCTGCCGCTGGTGCTGCCGCAATTATGGGCCGGGCTGGTGCTGGGCTTCATCCGCATGCGGATCGGCCTTGTCGCATCCATGCTGGCCCATGCCCTGTCCAACAGCGCCGCCTTGACGGTGGCGCTGTTGGCAAGCTGA
- a CDS encoding DUF2312 domain-containing protein, whose product MAETTDDRLRLLIERVERLEEEKKGISDDIRDVYAEAKAVGYDVKIMRQIVRLRKMKPDDRREMDLVLDTYRSALGLD is encoded by the coding sequence ATGGCCGAAACCACCGATGACCGCCTGCGCCTGCTGATCGAGCGCGTGGAGCGACTGGAAGAAGAAAAGAAGGGCATCTCCGACGACATCCGCGACGTCTATGCCGAAGCCAAGGCCGTGGGTTACGACGTCAAGATCATGCGCCAGATCGTGCGTCTGCGTAAGATGAAGCCGGACGATCGCCGCGAAATGGACCTGGTGCTGGACACCTATCGCAGCGCGCTGGGCCTCGACTGA
- a CDS encoding DUF1244 domain-containing protein, which produces MTDAPDPLDTLPDDVAAAAFRRLVRHLRKRHDAQNIDLMGLSGFCRNCLADWINDAGAGLSKPDARALIHGMPMEEWKVKFQTEATPEQMARMEESLKKNGGTH; this is translated from the coding sequence ATGACCGACGCACCCGATCCGCTCGACACCCTGCCCGACGATGTGGCCGCCGCCGCCTTCCGCCGTCTGGTGCGCCATTTGCGCAAGCGCCACGATGCCCAGAATATCGACCTGATGGGCCTTTCCGGCTTCTGCCGTAACTGTCTGGCCGACTGGATCAACGATGCCGGCGCAGGCCTGTCCAAGCCCGATGCGCGGGCGCTGATCCACGGCATGCCGATGGAGGAATGGAAGGTGAAGTTCCAGACCGAGGCGACGCCGGAACAGATGGCCCGGATGGAAGAGAGCCTGAAGAAGAACGGCGGCACGCACTAG
- the pyk gene encoding pyruvate kinase has protein sequence MAKFEQPKLKPRNRKVKILATIGPASRDPEMLRRLVLAGADAFRVNMSHGDHATHEETIKAIRALEKDLAHPIAILCDLQGPKLRVGTFRQGERVVIRHGSHFTLDRNPEPGDENRVCLPHPELFGILEKGQRLLIDDGKIRLRVIRADENEILTSAEVGGVISDRKGVNVPDAVVPVPALTEKDRKDLAFAVKHGADWIALSFVQRPEDVAEARKLMGGHGALCAKIEKPAAIDRLDEIIELSDAVMVARGDLGVELNPEDVPPLQKQIVNCSRSMGKPVIVATQMLESMIENPTPTRAEVSDVANAVYDGADAVMLSAETAAGQWPEEAVAMMDRIAAKIEADASYRTRIRFHETPPDPTTADALSHACMTIAETMPISAVVVFTGSGSTARRVARERPGVPVLVLTPALRTARRMALLWGTHAVATRDIDSFEEMVAKGKRMALRHGMGKAGSRLVMLAGVPFGTPGSTNLLHVVRLTGDELERHGE, from the coding sequence ATGGCAAAATTCGAACAGCCCAAGCTCAAGCCCCGCAACCGCAAGGTCAAGATCCTTGCCACCATCGGCCCCGCCAGCCGCGACCCGGAGATGCTCCGCCGCCTCGTGCTGGCCGGTGCCGACGCGTTCCGCGTGAACATGAGCCATGGGGACCATGCCACGCATGAGGAAACGATCAAGGCGATCCGTGCGCTGGAGAAAGATCTGGCCCACCCCATCGCCATCCTGTGCGATCTGCAGGGGCCGAAGCTGCGCGTCGGCACTTTCCGCCAGGGCGAGCGGGTGGTGATCCGCCACGGCAGCCATTTCACGCTGGACCGCAATCCCGAGCCGGGCGACGAAAACCGCGTCTGCCTGCCGCATCCGGAACTGTTCGGCATTCTGGAAAAGGGCCAGCGCCTGCTGATCGACGACGGCAAGATCCGCCTGCGCGTGATCCGGGCCGACGAGAACGAGATTCTCACCAGCGCCGAAGTGGGCGGCGTGATTTCCGACCGCAAGGGCGTGAACGTGCCCGACGCGGTGGTGCCCGTTCCCGCCTTGACCGAGAAGGATCGCAAGGACCTGGCCTTCGCCGTGAAGCATGGGGCGGACTGGATCGCCCTGTCCTTCGTCCAGCGTCCGGAAGACGTGGCCGAGGCGCGCAAGCTGATGGGCGGCCACGGCGCCCTGTGCGCCAAGATCGAAAAGCCCGCCGCGATTGACCGGCTGGACGAGATCATCGAACTGTCAGACGCGGTGATGGTAGCGCGCGGCGACTTGGGCGTGGAGCTGAATCCCGAAGACGTGCCACCGCTGCAGAAGCAGATCGTCAATTGCTCGCGCAGCATGGGCAAGCCGGTGATCGTGGCGACGCAGATGCTCGAATCCATGATCGAGAACCCCACCCCCACCCGCGCCGAAGTGTCGGACGTGGCCAATGCCGTCTATGACGGGGCGGATGCGGTGATGCTTTCGGCCGAAACGGCGGCGGGCCAGTGGCCGGAAGAAGCCGTGGCGATGATGGACCGCATTGCCGCCAAGATCGAAGCCGATGCCAGCTATCGCACGCGCATCCGCTTCCACGAAACCCCGCCCGATCCGACCACGGCCGACGCGCTTTCCCACGCCTGCATGACCATTGCGGAAACCATGCCGATTTCCGCCGTGGTGGTGTTCACCGGTTCCGGCTCCACCGCGCGCCGCGTTGCGCGCGAGAGGCCCGGCGTGCCGGTGCTGGTGCTCACCCCCGCGCTGCGCACCGCACGGCGCATGGCGCTGCTGTGGGGCACTCATGCCGTGGCCACGCGCGACATCGACAGTTTCGAGGAGATGGTGGCCAAGGGCAAGCGGATGGCCCTGCGCCATGGCATGGGCAAGGCTGGATCGCGGCTGGTGATGCTGGCAGGCGTCCCCTTCGGCACGCCCGGCTCCACCAACCTGCTCCACGTCGTACGCCTGACCGGGGACGAGCTGGAACGCCACGGGGAATGA
- a CDS encoding pentapeptide repeat-containing protein encodes MEDLFSGESIRDRAMTREEIRALKGQQTLIGCDLEEADLSRLDLSGWTFQQCNLRRTDFSGARADRTSWRSCRGAFASLVGCDLSEAVFTGCDFNNASLKRSTLEGTRFVGCKLTGADFSEVKAIDLHFSETLLVNARLTGRSFRKASLVRVDFSQADLRKCDFRMTTFEDCSLREAVLDGAGFEGADLRGADIGGVRLGDASRFRGATISREQAAQLLSEVGLNVR; translated from the coding sequence ATGGAAGACCTCTTTTCCGGCGAGTCGATCCGTGACCGGGCCATGACGCGCGAGGAAATCCGCGCCTTGAAAGGGCAGCAGACGCTGATCGGCTGCGATCTGGAAGAAGCGGACCTTTCCCGGCTCGATCTTTCGGGGTGGACCTTCCAGCAATGCAATTTGCGCCGGACCGATTTCAGCGGGGCGAGAGCGGATCGCACCAGCTGGCGATCCTGCCGGGGTGCCTTTGCCAGCCTTGTCGGGTGCGACCTGTCCGAAGCCGTGTTCACAGGCTGCGATTTCAACAATGCCTCGCTGAAACGCAGCACGCTAGAAGGGACGCGGTTCGTCGGTTGCAAGCTCACCGGCGCGGATTTTTCCGAAGTGAAGGCCATCGATCTCCATTTCTCGGAGACGCTGCTGGTCAATGCCAGGCTGACGGGCCGCTCCTTCAGAAAGGCCAGCCTTGTGCGCGTGGACTTCTCGCAGGCCGATCTGCGCAAATGCGATTTCCGAATGACGACCTTCGAGGATTGCAGCCTGCGCGAGGCAGTGCTGGATGGCGCGGGTTTTGAAGGCGCGGACCTGCGCGGCGCGGACATCGGCGGCGTGCGGCTGGGGGATGCCTCCCGCTTTCGCGGTGCCACGATTTCGCGCGAACAGGCCGCGCAGCTCCTCAGCGAGGTCGGCCTGAACGTTCGCTAA
- a CDS encoding TlpA family protein disulfide reductase yields the protein MPGIIQLGPLVIASDRLLALALIMAFLFGFDRIAARFGLQARTGGLALAGGIVAARLAYVLAHYDAFAQDWASVLAIWEGGFSGPAGFLGAAAIIAWRVRHRVALLRSLAMLGALAALWFAGSSLLSPAPRPMPDLPQMVHLEGRPFDPSALEGQPYVMNLWATWCPPCRRELPMLAQEAARTDVPILLVSQGEDAGTVQAYLERQGISGEAVLLDDASGLSLVVGSTALPTTVFVDARGRIVETQFGQLSRAALADGLARIMD from the coding sequence ATGCCGGGCATAATCCAGCTGGGACCGCTGGTGATCGCGAGCGACCGTTTGCTGGCGCTGGCCCTGATCATGGCCTTCCTGTTCGGGTTTGACCGGATCGCCGCGCGCTTCGGCCTGCAGGCCAGAACCGGCGGGTTGGCGCTGGCTGGCGGGATCGTGGCCGCGCGGCTGGCCTATGTCCTTGCCCACTACGACGCCTTTGCGCAGGATTGGGCCTCTGTCCTTGCCATATGGGAAGGTGGGTTCTCTGGACCGGCGGGCTTCCTTGGCGCTGCGGCAATCATCGCATGGCGGGTAAGGCATCGGGTAGCCTTGCTCCGTTCGCTGGCGATGCTGGGTGCTCTTGCCGCGCTGTGGTTCGCCGGATCGAGTCTGCTGAGCCCCGCGCCGCGGCCAATGCCGGACCTGCCGCAAATGGTGCATCTGGAGGGACGTCCCTTCGACCCTTCCGCGCTTGAAGGCCAGCCCTATGTGATGAATTTGTGGGCCACCTGGTGCCCGCCCTGCCGCCGCGAACTGCCGATGCTGGCGCAAGAGGCCGCGCGCACGGATGTGCCGATCCTGCTGGTCAGCCAGGGCGAAGATGCGGGCACTGTGCAGGCCTATCTGGAACGGCAGGGCATTTCAGGCGAGGCAGTGCTGCTGGACGATGCATCGGGCCTGTCACTGGTGGTGGGCAGCACGGCCTTGCCAACCACTGTGTTCGTGGATGCACGGGGCCGGATCGTGGAAACCCAGTTCGGCCAGCTGTCCCGCGCCGCCCTGGCGGACGGGCTGGCGCGGATCATGGATTAG
- the gltX gene encoding glutamate--tRNA ligase — protein MSIVTRFAPSPTGRLHVGNIRTALHNWMLAKKHGGRFLLRIDDTDQERSKEEYVEAIRADLAWLGLEPEGEERQSERFQLYQMQFNYLVDEGRLYRCYETSQELELKRRVLLGRGLPPIYDRAALQLTEADHADYAAKGIAPHWRFKLDRSAAIEWEDGIRGPQHFDPAQLSDPVVRRADGSWLYMLPSAIDDIEMGVTDVLRGEDHVSNTALQIQMFAALGAAHPRFAHEALLVGSEGKLSKRLGSLGADAFRERGIEAAALVALLARLGTSQAVEPIAERAALIDSFDLSTFGRAPARFDDAELERVNSGIVHQLVFAEVQDRLPEGMGEEAWQAIRPNLAHVGEAADWWQVVTGPIEAAEFSDEDRAFLADAARLLAWNEDPWPVLTNALKEATGRKGKSLFHPLRLALTGRDSGPDMKALLPLIGEREARARLERAAQG, from the coding sequence ATGAGCATCGTTACCCGCTTCGCCCCGTCGCCCACCGGGCGGCTGCATGTCGGCAATATCCGCACCGCGCTCCATAACTGGATGCTGGCGAAGAAACATGGCGGGCGCTTCCTGCTGCGCATCGACGATACGGATCAGGAGCGCAGCAAAGAGGAATATGTCGAGGCGATCCGCGCCGATCTGGCCTGGCTGGGGCTGGAGCCGGAAGGGGAGGAGCGCCAGTCTGAACGCTTCCAGCTCTATCAGATGCAGTTCAACTATCTGGTGGACGAGGGGCGGCTCTATCGCTGCTACGAAACCTCGCAGGAACTGGAACTGAAGCGCAGAGTGCTGTTGGGTCGCGGCCTGCCGCCGATCTATGACCGGGCGGCTCTGCAACTGACCGAGGCGGACCATGCGGATTATGCCGCGAAGGGCATTGCACCGCACTGGCGCTTCAAGCTGGACCGTTCCGCCGCCATCGAATGGGAAGACGGCATTCGCGGGCCCCAGCATTTCGACCCGGCCCAGCTTTCCGACCCCGTGGTGCGCCGCGCGGATGGATCGTGGCTCTATATGCTGCCCAGCGCGATCGACGATATCGAGATGGGCGTCACCGACGTGCTGCGCGGGGAGGATCATGTCTCCAACACCGCGCTGCAGATCCAGATGTTCGCCGCGCTTGGCGCTGCCCATCCCCGCTTCGCGCATGAGGCGCTGCTGGTGGGGAGCGAGGGCAAATTGTCCAAGCGGCTCGGCTCGCTGGGGGCGGATGCCTTCCGTGAACGCGGGATCGAAGCAGCGGCGCTGGTTGCGCTGCTCGCGCGGCTGGGCACGTCTCAGGCGGTGGAGCCGATTGCCGAGCGTGCCGCGCTGATCGACAGTTTCGACCTTTCCACCTTCGGCCGCGCCCCGGCCCGCTTCGACGATGCGGAACTGGAACGGGTGAATTCCGGGATCGTCCACCAGCTGGTTTTCGCCGAAGTGCAGGACCGTCTGCCCGAAGGCATGGGCGAGGAAGCATGGCAGGCCATTCGCCCCAACCTTGCCCATGTGGGCGAGGCGGCGGATTGGTGGCAGGTCGTCACCGGCCCCATCGAGGCCGCTGAATTTTCAGACGAAGATCGCGCCTTTCTGGCCGATGCGGCCCGCCTGCTGGCCTGGAACGAAGACCCGTGGCCTGTGCTGACCAATGCACTGAAAGAAGCGACCGGGCGCAAGGGCAAGAGCCTGTTCCACCCGCTGCGCCTTGCCCTTACCGGGCGCGATTCCGGGCCGGACATGAAGGCCCTGCTGCCGCTGATCGGCGAGCGCGAGGCTCGCGCCCGCCTGGAACGGGCGGCGCAGGGCTGA
- a CDS encoding NAD+ synthase, producing MPDTLSITLAQMNQNVGNIAGNAEAMLRVRAEAGKTDLVVFPEMHLIGYPPEDLILKPALIERAAAEMERLALCTGDGGPAMLVGSVFVRDGALHNGVALLDGGRVTATRFKHELPNYGTFDEMRYFTPGPLPEPVLFRGAMLGLPICEDIWHPDVCRHLADFGAGLFICVNGSPYEIDKDVLRIDEIARRRAVDTGIPMAYLNRVGGQDELVFDGASFVINGDGSLAVQMRDWEEQVVETKWTKIARGWNCNRGELEGLTDQAEETWCAMVLALRDYVDKNRFPGVVIGLSGGIDSAVCAAIAVDALGAERVWCVMMPSRFTSQESLDDAKACAEALGCRYSIIPIQPAVEGFDAMLEDSFADTQVDITEENLQSRIRGVTLMALSNKFGPMLVTTGNKSEMSVGYATIYGDMAGGYNPLKDAYKMTVFGVAKWRNTAVPRIGLGPAGEVIPQRIIDKPPSAELRPDQKDEDSLPPYPVLDRILMGLVEHEKSVDQLAAEGLERATVERIEHLLNIAEYKRRQAPPGVKLGMRNFGRDRRYPITHSFRSK from the coding sequence ATGCCCGATACGCTCTCCATCACGCTCGCCCAGATGAACCAGAATGTCGGCAATATTGCCGGCAATGCCGAAGCGATGCTCAGGGTCCGTGCGGAAGCAGGTAAAACCGATCTGGTGGTTTTTCCCGAAATGCACCTGATCGGATATCCGCCCGAAGACCTGATCCTGAAGCCTGCCCTGATCGAGCGTGCGGCCGCGGAGATGGAGCGGCTGGCTCTGTGCACCGGCGATGGCGGCCCGGCCATGCTGGTGGGCAGCGTGTTCGTGCGCGACGGGGCGCTGCATAACGGCGTGGCCTTGCTGGATGGCGGGCGCGTCACGGCTACGCGCTTCAAGCATGAACTGCCCAATTACGGCACCTTCGATGAAATGCGCTATTTCACGCCCGGCCCCCTGCCGGAGCCGGTGCTGTTCCGGGGCGCCATGCTGGGCCTGCCGATCTGCGAGGATATCTGGCACCCGGATGTCTGCCGCCATCTGGCCGATTTCGGCGCGGGCCTGTTCATCTGCGTGAACGGAAGCCCTTACGAGATCGACAAGGACGTGCTGCGTATCGACGAGATCGCCCGCCGCCGCGCGGTGGATACCGGCATTCCCATGGCCTATCTCAACCGCGTGGGCGGGCAGGACGAACTGGTGTTCGACGGGGCCAGCTTCGTCATCAATGGCGACGGTTCGCTGGCCGTGCAGATGCGCGACTGGGAAGAACAGGTTGTCGAGACGAAGTGGACCAAGATCGCGCGCGGCTGGAACTGCAACCGGGGCGAGTTGGAAGGGCTGACCGATCAGGCAGAGGAAACCTGGTGCGCCATGGTGCTGGCCCTGCGCGACTATGTGGACAAGAACCGCTTCCCCGGCGTGGTGATCGGCCTTTCGGGCGGGATCGATTCGGCCGTCTGCGCGGCCATCGCGGTGGATGCATTGGGGGCGGAGCGGGTGTGGTGCGTGATGATGCCCAGCCGCTTCACCAGCCAGGAAAGCCTCGACGATGCGAAGGCCTGTGCCGAGGCGCTGGGTTGCCGTTATTCAATAATCCCGATCCAGCCCGCCGTCGAAGGGTTCGACGCCATGCTGGAAGACAGTTTCGCCGATACACAGGTGGACATCACGGAAGAGAATTTGCAGTCGCGCATTCGCGGCGTGACGCTGATGGCCCTTTCTAACAAGTTCGGGCCGATGCTGGTGACCACCGGCAACAAGAGCGAGATGAGCGTGGGTTATGCCACGATCTATGGTGACATGGCCGGCGGCTACAACCCGCTGAAGGATGCCTACAAGATGACCGTGTTCGGCGTGGCCAAGTGGCGCAACACCGCTGTGCCGCGCATCGGCCTGGGCCCGGCGGGCGAAGTGATTCCCCAGCGCATCATCGACAAGCCGCCCAGCGCGGAACTGCGGCCCGACCAGAAGGACGAGGATTCGCTGCCGCCCTATCCGGTGCTGGACCGTATCCTGATGGGGCTGGTGGAGCATGAGAAGAGCGTGGACCAGCTTGCAGCCGAAGGGCTGGAACGGGCGACGGTGGAACGGATCGAGCACCTGCTGAACATCGCCGAATACAAGCGCCGCCAGGCCCCCCCGGGCGTGAAGCTGGGCATGCGCAATTTCGGCCGCGACCGGCGCTATCCCATCACGCACAGTTTCCGCAGTAAATGA